One Hyphomicrobium album genomic window carries:
- the ppdK gene encoding pyruvate, phosphate dikinase, protein MADRSGKTEPKWVYAFAAGYVDGRANMTELLGGKGANLAEMASLGLPVPPGFTITTKVCDAYYALGRKLPEGLKPQVEKAIRLVGDEVGAAFGDVNRPLLVSVRSGARASMPGMMDTILNLGLNDETVEGLAKRSGDRRFAYDSYRRFIQMYADVVLGVDHGVFEDLLENFKNLNALSSDTELTAENWAEIIEEYKQAVQDNLGRPFPQDTNEQLYGAIAAVFGSWQNARANTYRRLHDIPDSWGTAVTVQAMVFGNLGESSATGVAFTRNPSTGAKEIYGEFLINAQGEDVVAGIRTPQPLTEMARREAKEEAPSLELLMPKVFAGLASVFERLEKHYRDMQDIEFTIENGKLWMLQTRSGKRTAEASLRIAVDLAEDGVLSKSEAVMRVNPSALDQLLHPTLDPDAKKDVLTTGLPASPGAASGEIVFTADDAEAERAHGHEVILVRLETSPEDIHGMHAAAGILTARGGMTSHAAVVARGMGRPCVSGAGALRIDPKAGTLQVGSHKLKKGDVITIDGSTGQVLLGRAKMREPKLSGAFATLMGWADAERRMRVRTNADTPRDARQARDFGAEGIGLCRTEHMFFDAERILAVRQMILADDTNGRRAALAKILPMQRTDFEQLFEIMAGLPTTVRLLDPPLHEFLPNNPDEVPAIAADLGVPPDKLRQRIAQLSEFNPMLGFRGCRLAILFPEIPEMQARAIFEAAVAVEKKTGQRAKLEIMVPLVAYRDEFTILRGVILRTGAAVEKETGAKLDYSIGTMIELPRAALRAGEVAEGDDGAAFFSFGTNDLTQTTLGLSRDDAAPILEAYAHQKIFAVDPFVSIDVEGVGELVRIGVERGRAVKPGLKVGICGEHGGDPKSIAFFDSVGLDYVSCSPYRVPIARLAAAQASIEARTGSTTAARD, encoded by the coding sequence ATGGCGGACAGGTCTGGCAAGACCGAGCCGAAATGGGTGTACGCCTTCGCCGCCGGCTATGTCGACGGCCGTGCCAACATGACCGAGCTGCTCGGCGGCAAGGGCGCCAATCTGGCTGAGATGGCGAGCCTCGGGCTGCCCGTGCCGCCCGGGTTCACCATCACCACCAAGGTGTGCGACGCCTACTACGCCCTTGGGCGCAAGCTGCCCGAGGGGCTCAAACCGCAGGTCGAGAAGGCAATCCGCCTCGTGGGCGATGAGGTCGGAGCCGCCTTCGGCGACGTCAACCGTCCGCTCCTCGTATCGGTGCGCTCAGGTGCCCGCGCCTCGATGCCGGGCATGATGGACACCATTCTGAACCTCGGCCTCAACGACGAGACGGTCGAGGGCCTGGCCAAGCGTTCCGGCGACCGCCGCTTCGCCTACGACAGCTACCGGCGTTTCATCCAGATGTATGCTGACGTCGTTCTGGGCGTCGACCACGGCGTGTTCGAGGACCTGCTGGAGAATTTCAAGAACCTCAACGCCCTGTCCTCGGACACGGAGCTGACAGCCGAGAACTGGGCGGAGATCATCGAGGAGTACAAGCAGGCCGTTCAAGACAACCTCGGGCGGCCGTTCCCGCAGGACACGAACGAGCAACTCTACGGCGCCATCGCCGCCGTGTTCGGCTCCTGGCAGAACGCGCGCGCCAACACTTATCGGCGCCTGCACGACATCCCCGACAGCTGGGGCACCGCCGTCACGGTGCAGGCGATGGTGTTCGGAAACCTCGGCGAGAGCAGCGCCACCGGCGTTGCCTTCACGCGCAACCCATCGACCGGCGCTAAGGAGATCTACGGCGAGTTCCTCATCAACGCGCAGGGCGAGGATGTGGTCGCCGGCATCCGCACGCCGCAGCCGCTGACGGAGATGGCGCGGCGCGAGGCAAAAGAAGAAGCCCCTTCGCTCGAATTGCTGATGCCCAAGGTGTTCGCCGGCTTGGCGAGCGTCTTCGAGCGGCTCGAGAAGCACTACCGCGATATGCAGGACATTGAGTTCACGATCGAGAACGGCAAATTGTGGATGTTGCAAACGCGGTCGGGCAAACGCACGGCGGAAGCGTCGTTGCGCATCGCCGTCGATCTCGCCGAGGATGGCGTGCTCTCCAAGTCCGAGGCGGTGATGCGCGTGAACCCGTCGGCGCTCGACCAGCTGCTCCATCCCACGCTCGATCCTGATGCGAAGAAGGACGTGCTGACCACGGGGCTGCCCGCTTCGCCCGGCGCCGCCTCGGGCGAGATCGTGTTCACCGCCGACGACGCCGAGGCGGAACGCGCCCACGGGCACGAGGTGATCCTCGTGCGCCTCGAGACGAGCCCGGAGGATATTCATGGCATGCATGCTGCCGCCGGTATCCTCACGGCACGCGGCGGCATGACAAGCCATGCCGCGGTCGTCGCGCGCGGCATGGGGCGGCCGTGCGTCTCGGGCGCCGGCGCGCTGCGCATCGACCCGAAAGCGGGCACGCTGCAGGTCGGTTCGCACAAGCTCAAGAAGGGCGACGTGATCACCATCGACGGCAGCACAGGCCAGGTGCTGCTGGGCCGCGCCAAGATGCGCGAGCCCAAGCTATCGGGCGCATTTGCGACGTTGATGGGATGGGCCGATGCGGAGCGCCGCATGCGCGTGCGCACCAATGCCGATACGCCTCGCGATGCGCGTCAGGCGCGCGACTTCGGTGCCGAGGGCATTGGCCTTTGCCGCACCGAGCACATGTTCTTTGACGCTGAGCGGATCCTGGCCGTGCGCCAGATGATCCTTGCCGACGACACGAACGGCCGGAGGGCGGCGCTCGCCAAAATCCTTCCCATGCAGCGCACCGACTTCGAGCAGCTGTTCGAGATCATGGCGGGGCTGCCGACCACCGTGCGCCTGCTCGACCCGCCGCTGCACGAGTTCCTGCCGAACAATCCGGACGAGGTGCCGGCCATCGCCGCCGACCTCGGCGTTCCGCCGGACAAACTGCGTCAGCGCATAGCCCAGCTATCGGAGTTCAATCCGATGCTGGGCTTCCGCGGCTGCCGACTGGCGATCCTCTTTCCGGAAATTCCCGAAATGCAGGCTCGCGCCATTTTCGAAGCCGCCGTCGCGGTGGAGAAGAAGACGGGGCAACGCGCCAAGCTGGAGATCATGGTGCCGCTGGTCGCCTATCGCGACGAGTTCACCATCCTGCGCGGGGTGATCCTGCGTACCGGCGCCGCCGTTGAAAAGGAGACGGGCGCGAAGCTCGACTATTCGATCGGTACGATGATCGAGTTGCCGCGTGCCGCGTTGCGCGCCGGCGAGGTGGCGGAAGGCGACGACGGTGCGGCATTCTTCTCGTTCGGCACCAACGACCTGACGCAGACGACGCTTGGCCTCAGCCGCGACGACGCGGCGCCGATCCTCGAAGCCTATGCGCACCAGAAAATCTTCGCCGTCGATCCGTTCGTGTCGATCGACGTGGAAGGCGTCGGTGAGCTGGTGCGCATCGGCGTCGAACGTGGACGGGCGGTCAAGCCCGGATTGAAGGTCGGCATCTGCGGCGAGCATGGCGGCGATCCGAAATCGATCGCCTTCTTCGACAGCGTCGGCCTCGACTATGTCTCGTGCTCGCCCTATCGCGTACCGATCGCTCGGCTTGCCGCGGCGCAGGCGTCTATCGAAGCGCGCACCGGCAGCACGACCGCAGCTCGCGACTAG
- the nadA gene encoding quinolinate synthase NadA: MDTLDVCTVPGRRQRSHALSEPHALPPFTPELAAEMAPLYARVQHVVTPMEWPAYAPLIKAINDLKKKRNAVILAHNYMTPEIFNCVGDFRGDSLQLAKEAARVEADVIVQAGVHFMAETSKLLSPDKTVLIPDPLAGCSLAESITAEDVRMLREVYPGVPIVTYVNTSAAVKAECDICCTSSNAVKVVESLGVPRVLLIPDEYLAKYVQTQTKVEIIAWKGHCEVHERFTADDIAAMRAADPGLKVIAHPECPPEVIAVADFTGSTAAMINYVTSKRPRKVALITECSMASNVAVQAPDVEFIRPCNLCPHMKRISLENIYEALRDMKYEVDVDPIVAAKARRAVERMVNLTN; this comes from the coding sequence ATGGATACCCTAGACGTCTGCACCGTGCCCGGCCGCCGCCAGCGCTCCCACGCGCTGAGCGAGCCGCATGCACTGCCGCCCTTCACCCCCGAGCTCGCTGCCGAGATGGCGCCGCTCTATGCGCGCGTCCAGCACGTCGTCACGCCAATGGAGTGGCCAGCCTACGCGCCGCTCATCAAGGCGATCAATGACCTCAAGAAGAAGCGCAACGCGGTCATCCTCGCGCACAACTACATGACGCCAGAGATCTTCAACTGCGTCGGCGACTTCCGCGGCGACAGCCTGCAGCTGGCGAAGGAAGCCGCGCGCGTCGAGGCCGACGTGATCGTGCAGGCCGGCGTGCATTTCATGGCCGAGACTTCGAAGCTGCTGAGCCCCGACAAGACGGTGCTGATCCCCGATCCGCTGGCCGGCTGCTCGCTCGCCGAATCGATCACGGCAGAAGACGTGCGCATGCTGCGCGAGGTGTACCCGGGGGTGCCGATCGTCACCTACGTCAACACCTCGGCCGCGGTGAAGGCCGAATGCGATATCTGCTGCACCTCATCGAACGCCGTGAAAGTCGTCGAGAGCCTCGGCGTGCCTCGCGTGCTGCTCATTCCCGACGAGTACCTCGCCAAGTACGTGCAGACGCAGACGAAAGTCGAGATCATCGCCTGGAAGGGCCACTGCGAAGTGCACGAGCGCTTCACCGCCGACGACATCGCGGCGATGCGCGCCGCAGACCCGGGCCTGAAGGTGATCGCACACCCCGAGTGCCCGCCCGAGGTAATCGCGGTGGCGGACTTCACCGGCTCGACCGCGGCCATGATCAACTACGTGACCAGCAAGCGGCCACGCAAGGTGGCGCTCATCACCGAGTGCTCGATGGCGTCGAACGTTGCCGTGCAAGCGCCGGACGTCGAGTTCATTCGGCCGTGCAACCTGTGCCCTCACATGAAGCGCATCAGCCTCGAGAACATCTACGAGGCCCTGCGCGACATGAAGTACGAGGTCGACGTCGACCCGATCGTCGCTGCCAAGGCGCGCCGCGCCGTAGAGCGCATGGTCAACCTCACCAACTGA
- a CDS encoding L-aspartate oxidase has translation MAQEFFPTGATPFRPARDERLGADGDVVIIGAGLAGLFTALKLAPIPVTLVAAAPLGQGSSTGWAQGGIAAAVGSNDDPALHADDTVAAGAGIVDPNVARFVAAEGPERIADLVAYGVPFDRDAGGAFALSQEAAHSRRRVVHVSGDRTGAAILDALIARVRATPSIRVLEGYEADELIMADGRVEGVRLVRTAAHGKEVYEYFPACALVLATGGVGALYAVTTNPTYARGEAIAMAARAGAVIGDPEFVQFHPTAIDVGLDPAPLATEALRGEGATLVNASGERFMLNIDPRAELAPRDVVARAVFTEIAAGRGAFLDCREAIGARFASAFPTVYALCQKAGIDPSRELIPVAPAAHYHMGGIATDARGRSSVPGLWAVGEVTATGLHGANRLASNSLLEALVFGARAAADVRQLERGTRHSPRTDLQRVGDITADHAVARGAAVARLRRTMSEHVGVVRTAAGLKKAIATLRDIERQAGADRVLANMALAARFIAVGALLREESRGAHARSDFPAGEASFAARTFLTLDDIDDIGARASVIAPSSWEWQAGAAR, from the coding sequence ATGGCACAGGAATTCTTCCCTACCGGCGCAACACCCTTCCGCCCTGCTCGCGATGAGCGGCTCGGCGCCGACGGCGATGTCGTCATCATCGGCGCGGGGCTTGCCGGACTGTTCACGGCGCTCAAGCTGGCGCCGATCCCCGTCACGCTCGTGGCCGCGGCCCCGCTCGGCCAGGGATCATCGACCGGTTGGGCACAGGGGGGCATTGCGGCGGCGGTCGGTTCCAATGACGATCCCGCGCTGCATGCCGACGACACCGTGGCCGCCGGTGCCGGGATCGTCGATCCGAATGTGGCTCGCTTCGTTGCCGCCGAGGGGCCGGAGCGGATTGCCGATCTCGTCGCCTATGGCGTTCCGTTCGACCGCGATGCTGGCGGTGCGTTCGCGCTGAGCCAGGAGGCGGCGCATTCGCGCCGCCGCGTCGTGCACGTCTCAGGCGACCGCACCGGCGCGGCGATCCTCGACGCGCTGATCGCCCGGGTGCGTGCGACGCCGTCTATTCGAGTGCTGGAAGGCTACGAGGCCGACGAGCTGATCATGGCCGATGGCCGCGTCGAAGGCGTGCGCCTGGTACGCACCGCTGCGCACGGCAAGGAGGTCTACGAATACTTCCCCGCCTGCGCCCTGGTGCTGGCGACGGGCGGTGTCGGCGCCCTCTATGCGGTGACGACCAACCCGACGTATGCGCGCGGCGAGGCGATCGCCATGGCCGCGCGTGCCGGTGCCGTCATCGGCGACCCAGAATTCGTGCAGTTCCACCCGACCGCAATTGACGTCGGGCTTGATCCGGCGCCGCTGGCAACCGAGGCGCTGCGCGGTGAAGGCGCGACGCTCGTCAATGCGAGCGGCGAGCGGTTCATGCTGAACATCGACCCGCGCGCAGAACTGGCGCCGCGCGATGTTGTGGCGCGAGCCGTGTTCACTGAGATCGCGGCCGGCCGCGGCGCCTTCCTCGATTGCCGCGAAGCGATCGGCGCGCGCTTCGCCTCGGCGTTTCCCACGGTCTACGCGCTCTGTCAGAAGGCGGGTATCGATCCGTCGCGCGAGCTGATCCCCGTCGCTCCGGCGGCCCACTACCACATGGGCGGCATCGCCACCGATGCACGCGGTCGCTCGAGCGTGCCGGGCCTGTGGGCAGTCGGCGAGGTGACCGCCACGGGCTTGCACGGCGCCAACCGCCTCGCCTCGAATTCATTGCTCGAGGCGCTGGTGTTCGGCGCCCGCGCCGCGGCAGATGTTCGCCAGCTGGAGCGCGGCACCCGCCACTCGCCGCGCACCGACCTGCAGCGCGTCGGCGACATCACCGCTGATCATGCAGTGGCGCGCGGGGCGGCCGTCGCTCGCCTGCGCCGTACGATGAGCGAGCACGTCGGCGTAGTTCGCACCGCCGCCGGCCTCAAGAAGGCGATCGCCACGTTGCGCGACATCGAGCGCCAAGCGGGGGCCGACCGAGTGCTCGCCAATATGGCGCTTGCCGCACGCTTTATTGCAGTCGGCGCGCTGCTGCGCGAGGAAAGCCGCGGCGCGCACGCCCGTAGCGACTTCCCGGCTGGGGAAGCGTCATTCGCCGCACGCACATTCCTTACCCTCGACGACATCGACGATATCGGCGCGCGCGCATCGGTCATCGCGCCGAGTTCGTGGGAATGGCAGGCCGGGGCCGCCCGATGA
- the nadC gene encoding carboxylating nicotinate-nucleotide diphosphorylase has protein sequence MSVPAHELRLPGSLVDKAVAEALAEDLGMGGDITTEATVPAGTRASSVIAARKPGTVAGVQLAAAAFKAIDPFVEFEVVVGDGDRVEAGGIIARVAGDARALLTAERTALNFLGRLSGIATLTARYVSAIAGTRACIVDTRKTTPGQRALEKFAVRCGGGVNHRFGLFDAVLIKDNHIVAAGGVGAALQRARAHAGHTVKVEIEVTSLDELGDALQLDPDAVLLDNMPLEMLNAAVAEVAGRVVTEASGGVNLETVRAIAETGVDHISVGALTHSAPVLDIGLDFHPQT, from the coding sequence ATGAGCGTCCCGGCGCACGAGCTGCGTCTCCCGGGCTCTCTCGTCGACAAGGCCGTCGCCGAAGCGCTGGCCGAGGACCTTGGCATGGGCGGCGACATCACCACCGAGGCGACCGTCCCTGCCGGCACGCGCGCTTCGAGCGTCATTGCTGCCCGCAAGCCGGGCACCGTGGCCGGCGTCCAGCTTGCCGCAGCGGCGTTCAAGGCGATCGATCCGTTCGTCGAGTTCGAGGTGGTCGTCGGCGACGGGGACCGCGTCGAGGCGGGCGGCATCATCGCGCGCGTGGCCGGCGACGCCCGGGCGCTCCTCACGGCCGAGCGCACCGCGCTCAACTTCCTCGGCCGCCTGAGCGGCATCGCGACCCTCACCGCTCGCTACGTATCGGCCATTGCCGGCACACGCGCCTGCATCGTCGACACGCGCAAGACGACGCCCGGCCAACGGGCGCTTGAGAAATTTGCCGTGCGCTGCGGCGGCGGGGTTAACCACCGGTTCGGATTGTTCGATGCGGTGCTTATCAAGGATAACCACATCGTTGCCGCCGGAGGCGTCGGCGCGGCACTCCAACGCGCGCGCGCCCACGCCGGGCACACGGTGAAGGTCGAGATCGAGGTGACGTCGCTAGACGAGCTCGGCGATGCCCTGCAACTCGATCCGGATGCCGTTCTCCTCGACAATATGCCCCTGGAGATGCTGAACGCGGCAGTGGCCGAGGTCGCCGGGCGTGTCGTCACGGAAGCATCGGGTGGCGTAAACCTGGAAACGGTGCGCGCCATCGCTGAAACCGGGGTCGATCACATATCTGTCGGCGCGTTGACCCACTCAGCGCCGGTGCTGGATATCGGGCTCGACTTCCACCCGCAGACCTAG
- a CDS encoding DNA-3-methyladenine glycosylase I, translating into MSSAPKALLRCTWAGNDAEYQRYHDEEWGVPLKTDIAIFEKLVLEGFQAGLSWITILRKRENFRRAFDKFEPERIARYGAKDIARLMADAGIVRNRAKIEATIDNAQAYLRLRERTSLRKLLWDHLGKDGPVQNRVRSMRDIPAETELSKRISKALKAEGFRFVGPTTVYAFMQSSGMVNDHLVDCFRYGECAKLQKQFLGSR; encoded by the coding sequence ATGAGCTCCGCCCCGAAAGCGCTGCTCCGCTGCACCTGGGCCGGCAACGATGCCGAGTATCAGCGCTATCACGACGAGGAGTGGGGCGTTCCGCTGAAGACCGACATCGCCATCTTCGAGAAACTGGTGCTCGAAGGCTTCCAGGCCGGCCTGTCGTGGATCACCATCCTGCGCAAGCGCGAGAACTTCCGGCGCGCCTTCGACAAGTTCGAACCCGAGCGCATCGCGCGCTATGGCGCGAAGGATATAGCCCGGCTGATGGCGGACGCGGGCATCGTGCGCAACCGCGCCAAGATCGAGGCGACGATCGACAATGCGCAAGCGTACCTTCGCTTGCGCGAGCGCACATCCCTGCGGAAACTCCTGTGGGACCACCTCGGCAAGGACGGGCCGGTACAGAACCGCGTGCGCTCCATGCGCGACATCCCCGCCGAGACGGAACTGTCGAAGCGCATCTCGAAGGCGTTGAAGGCGGAAGGCTTCCGCTTCGTCGGGCCGACGACCGTCTACGCCTTCATGCAGTCCTCGGGCATGGTCAACGATCATCTCGTCGACTGCTTCCGCTATGGGGAGTGCGCCAAGCTGCAAAAGCAATTTCTCGGTTCTCGATGA
- the ygfZ gene encoding CAF17-like 4Fe-4S cluster assembly/insertion protein YgfZ, which yields MAETKIALLPDRGVVNVTGEDARKLLQGVITNDMDLIDTQPALHAGLLSPQGKILFDFFVVACPDGFCLETARAKAAELAERLKLYKLRAQVDIEDVSSDYTVAAIWPGGEQRSRPLGDTPLRFPDPRLAGLGFRELTTLRSDWALGDEDAVSATQDDYHAHRIGLGVPEGGKDYAFGDAFPHEALFDQLNGVSFEKGCYVGQEVVSRMQNRGTARRRIVPLVGEALLPATGAAIIAGDVEIGTLGSTSGTRGLAEIRIDRAAELLQKGEGLRAGNVAVRIDLPAWARFALDTKPAGSAA from the coding sequence ATGGCTGAGACGAAGATAGCGCTGCTGCCCGATCGCGGGGTCGTCAACGTTACGGGCGAGGATGCCCGCAAGCTGCTGCAGGGCGTGATCACCAACGACATGGACCTGATCGACACGCAGCCGGCGTTGCACGCCGGCTTGTTGAGCCCCCAAGGGAAGATCCTGTTCGATTTCTTCGTGGTGGCCTGCCCGGATGGCTTCTGCCTCGAGACGGCGCGCGCCAAGGCGGCCGAGCTGGCCGAGCGGCTGAAGCTGTACAAGCTGCGGGCGCAGGTCGACATCGAGGACGTTTCGTCCGACTACACCGTGGCCGCCATCTGGCCGGGCGGCGAGCAGAGATCCCGCCCGCTCGGCGATACGCCGCTGCGCTTTCCCGATCCGCGCCTGGCGGGACTGGGATTTCGCGAATTGACGACGCTGCGCTCCGACTGGGCGCTCGGCGACGAGGATGCGGTGAGCGCGACGCAAGACGACTACCACGCGCATCGCATCGGCCTCGGCGTGCCTGAGGGCGGCAAAGATTACGCGTTCGGCGACGCGTTCCCGCACGAGGCGCTGTTCGATCAGTTGAACGGCGTGTCGTTCGAAAAGGGCTGCTATGTCGGGCAAGAGGTCGTGTCGCGCATGCAGAACCGTGGCACGGCGCGCCGGCGCATCGTACCTCTCGTCGGTGAAGCGCTGCTTCCGGCGACCGGTGCTGCGATCATCGCCGGCGACGTAGAGATCGGCACCCTCGGCTCGACGTCCGGCACGCGCGGCCTGGCGGAGATCCGGATCGATCGCGCCGCCGAGTTGCTACAGAAGGGCGAGGGCCTGCGCGCCGGCAACGTCGCGGTGCGCATCGACTTGCCGGCGTGGGCGCGCTTTGCGCTCGATACCAAACCGGCGGGCTCGGCCGCATGA
- a CDS encoding NUDIX hydrolase: MSYSQLRESTPRVKVENGQVPDPGSAAATAGVEIGLNAAIVAVADNEPVVLIIRSEADSAGASDGLPFGPFSPLQHRTFEGGLRAWVQRQTGLELGYAEQLYTFGDRGRHAQAGDVGPHIVSIGYLALTQAKPVSDTQHSAWRSWYHYFPWEDWRRGRPDILESAIEPRLREWTQAQRSASAAQPISRDERVRICFGLDGAAWDEEKVLERYELLYEAGLVEEAARDGREATRQWSDRSRLGVPMRFDHRRILATAIGRVRAKIKYRPVIFELMPDDFTLFELQRTVEAILGPHLHKQNFRRLVEGAGLVEPTGEVKMRTGGRPAKLYRFRREVLLERPAPGVRVKPGKV, from the coding sequence ATGTCGTATAGCCAGCTCAGGGAGTCGACGCCTCGGGTGAAAGTCGAGAACGGCCAAGTGCCTGATCCGGGGTCCGCTGCCGCCACCGCTGGGGTTGAGATCGGCCTCAATGCGGCGATTGTTGCCGTTGCCGACAACGAACCGGTCGTCCTCATTATCCGTAGCGAGGCGGACTCTGCCGGAGCGAGCGACGGACTGCCCTTCGGCCCCTTCTCCCCGCTACAGCATCGCACCTTCGAGGGCGGCCTACGCGCCTGGGTGCAGCGGCAGACGGGCCTCGAGCTGGGATACGCCGAGCAGCTCTATACGTTCGGTGACCGCGGTCGCCACGCTCAGGCGGGCGACGTCGGACCGCATATCGTCTCCATTGGTTATCTGGCGCTGACACAGGCCAAGCCTGTCTCTGACACACAGCACAGCGCGTGGCGCAGTTGGTATCACTACTTCCCATGGGAGGACTGGCGCCGTGGACGGCCGGACATCCTGGAAAGCGCGATCGAGCCGCGCCTGCGAGAATGGACTCAGGCGCAGCGTTCGGCATCCGCGGCCCAGCCGATCAGCCGTGACGAGCGCGTGCGCATCTGCTTCGGCCTCGACGGCGCCGCTTGGGACGAAGAGAAGGTTCTCGAGCGCTACGAGTTGCTCTACGAAGCGGGCCTAGTGGAAGAAGCCGCCCGCGACGGACGCGAAGCTACGCGTCAATGGAGCGACCGTTCCCGCCTCGGCGTGCCGATGCGTTTCGACCATCGCCGCATCCTCGCCACCGCCATCGGCCGCGTGCGCGCCAAGATCAAATACCGTCCTGTGATCTTCGAGCTCATGCCGGACGATTTCACGCTGTTCGAGCTGCAGCGGACCGTCGAGGCCATCCTGGGCCCGCATCTGCACAAGCAAAACTTCCGCCGCTTGGTGGAGGGTGCCGGCTTGGTGGAGCCGACCGGTGAGGTGAAGATGCGCACGGGCGGCCGGCCGGCGAAACTTTATCGCTTCCGCCGTGAAGTTTTACTCGAACGCCCGGCACCGGGTGTGCGGGTAAAGCCCGGCAAGGTTTGA
- a CDS encoding HD domain-containing protein: MGHEQPRPTRAWQRMLSGRRLDLLNPSPADIEIDDIAHGLARVARWNGQTIGAHAFSVAQHALVVEDIFSAIGSATDAQMPAIWRLAALLHDAPEYVVGDLISPFKTAIGLDYKAFELRLLAAIHARYGLPAELPTDVQAQIKNADRIAAYFEATRLAGFSEPEATIYFGQPKGLAPELTAKLAALAPVPADAAQRDFLNRFNLLIERF, from the coding sequence ATGGGTCATGAACAGCCGCGCCCGACGCGTGCGTGGCAGCGCATGCTGTCGGGGCGCCGTCTCGATTTGCTCAACCCCTCGCCTGCCGACATCGAAATCGACGACATTGCCCATGGCCTTGCCCGGGTCGCGCGCTGGAACGGACAGACGATTGGCGCGCATGCCTTCTCGGTCGCCCAGCACGCTTTGGTCGTCGAGGACATCTTTTCTGCAATCGGCTCTGCAACGGACGCGCAAATGCCTGCAATTTGGCGGCTTGCAGCGCTCTTGCACGACGCCCCGGAGTACGTCGTCGGCGACCTCATCAGCCCGTTCAAGACGGCCATCGGCCTCGACTACAAAGCGTTCGAGTTGCGTCTACTGGCCGCAATCCACGCCCGCTACGGCCTGCCTGCCGAATTGCCGACCGACGTTCAGGCACAGATCAAAAATGCCGACCGCATTGCCGCCTACTTCGAAGCGACAAGATTGGCGGGTTTCAGCGAGCCGGAGGCGACTATTTATTTTGGGCAGCCCAAAGGCTTAGCACCAGAACTGACGGCCAAGCTGGCCGCCCTTGCGCCGGTGCCCGCAGACGCCGCCCAGCGGGATTTTCTCAATCGCTTTAATCTTCTGATTGAACGTTTCTGA
- a CDS encoding dihydroorotase, translating into MSATYDVLVKGGTVVNQDGVGVRDVGVRGGRIAAIGNLSAATAGEVIEASGLHVLPGVIDSQVHFREPGLEHKEDLESGSRGAVLGGVTAVFEMPNTKPLTTTEATLADKVRRARNRMFCDFAFYVGGTRENIDDIPMLEKLEGSAGIKVFMGSSTGDLLVDDESSLDRIIARLGRRAAFHSEDEARLIERMSVRRAGDASSHPEWRDEEAAIISTRRLVGLAEKHKRRAHVLHVSTAAEMEFLAAHKDWASVEVTPHHLTLVAPDCYERLGTYAQMNPPVRDERHRQAIWAALASGVVDVLGSDHAPHTREEKDHAYPASHSGMTGVQTLVPIMLDHVNAGRLSIERFVDLTSHGPQRLFGIRGKGRIAAGYDADLTIVDLKREETITHAQVASRAGWTPYDGKRVKGWPVGTVVRGRRVMWDGEIIGAAHGAPVAFFEGF; encoded by the coding sequence ATGAGCGCCACGTACGATGTCCTGGTGAAAGGTGGCACAGTCGTCAACCAAGACGGCGTGGGCGTGCGCGACGTGGGTGTCCGGGGTGGCCGCATTGCTGCTATCGGCAACTTGAGCGCCGCGACGGCGGGCGAGGTGATCGAGGCCAGCGGTCTGCACGTGCTGCCGGGCGTCATCGACAGCCAGGTGCACTTCCGCGAGCCGGGGCTCGAGCACAAGGAAGATCTCGAGTCGGGCTCGCGCGGCGCCGTGCTCGGTGGCGTCACCGCCGTGTTCGAGATGCCGAACACCAAGCCGCTGACGACGACCGAGGCGACCCTTGCCGACAAGGTGCGCCGCGCCCGCAACCGCATGTTCTGCGATTTCGCCTTCTACGTCGGCGGCACGCGCGAGAACATCGACGACATTCCGATGCTGGAGAAGCTGGAAGGCTCGGCCGGCATCAAGGTGTTCATGGGCTCGTCCACCGGCGATCTGCTGGTCGACGACGAGAGCTCGCTCGATCGCATCATCGCGCGCCTCGGCCGCCGTGCTGCATTCCATTCCGAGGACGAGGCACGCCTCATCGAGCGCATGAGCGTGCGCCGCGCCGGCGACGCCTCTTCGCATCCAGAATGGCGCGACGAGGAAGCGGCGATCATCTCGACGCGGCGGCTCGTGGGCCTCGCCGAGAAGCACAAGCGGCGGGCACACGTGCTGCACGTTTCAACGGCGGCGGAGATGGAGTTTCTCGCCGCGCACAAGGACTGGGCAAGCGTCGAGGTGACGCCGCACCACCTCACGCTGGTCGCGCCCGATTGCTACGAGCGGCTCGGCACCTACGCGCAGATGAATCCGCCGGTGCGCGACGAGCGGCATCGGCAGGCGATCTGGGCCGCGCTCGCGAGCGGCGTCGTCGACGTGCTCGGCTCCGACCACGCGCCGCACACGCGCGAGGAGAAGGATCACGCCTATCCCGCCTCGCACTCCGGCATGACCGGCGTGCAGACGCTGGTGCCGATCATGCTCGATCACGTGAATGCGGGGCGCCTGTCGATAGAGCGCTTCGTCGACCTGACGAGCCACGGCCCGCAGCGGCTGTTCGGCATTCGTGGAAAAGGGCGCATCGCCGCCGGCTATGACGCCGACCTCACCATCGTCGACCTGAAGCGGGAAGAGACGATCACCCACGCGCAGGTCGCGAGCCGCGCCGGGTGGACGCCCTATGACGGCAAGCGTGTCAAAGGCTGGCCGGTCGGCACCGTCGTGCGTGGCCGGCGCGTGATGTGGGACGGCGAGATCATCGGTGCCGCGCACGGCGCGCCCGTCGCCTTCTTCGAAGGCTTCTGA